A region of Lepus europaeus isolate LE1 chromosome 2, mLepTim1.pri, whole genome shotgun sequence DNA encodes the following proteins:
- the LOC133750693 gene encoding RNA-binding motif protein, X-linked 2-like yields MNPLTKMKLVRELSEREAGMVPPKVSWHSMYRDSAWVFVGGLPYALTEGDVLCVFSQYGEIVNIHLVRDKKTGKSRGFGFICYEDQRSTVLAVDNFNGIKIKGRTIRVDHVSNYRPPRDSEEVDDVTRALWEKGCGPQVPSASSSGGSRHEVQPKLEEGKGEDPREDCYRSYGSEGPAMPRQRPDFKRERRPRNQ; encoded by the coding sequence ATGAATCCGTTAACCAAGATGAAGCTGGTGAGAGAGCTGAGTGAAAGGGAAGCTGGCATGGTGCCACCTAAGGTGTCCTGGCACTCCATGTACCGGGACAGCGCTTGGGTCTTCGTGGGAGGCCTTCCGTATGCACTGACGGAAGGAGATGTACTCTGTGTGTTCTCGCAGTACGGGGAGATCGTTAACATTCATCTCGTGAGGGATAAGAAGACAGGGAAGTCTAGGGGGTTTGGTTTTATCTGCTATGAAGATCAGAGGAGTACGGTTTTGGCCGTTGACAATTTTAATGGAATCAAGATCAAGGGCAGAACTATCCGGGTAGATCACGTGAGCAACTACCGCCCGCCTCGGGATTCAGAGGAGGTAGACGACGTCACCAGGGCGCTGTGGGAGAAGGGCTGCGGGCCCCAGGTCCCCTCAGCGAGTTCCTCTGGAGGCTCCAGGCACGAAGTGCAGCCCAAGCtagaagaagggaagggagaagacCCACGGGAGGACTGCTACAGGAGTTACGGAAGTGAGGGCCCGGCGATGCCGCGACAGAGACCTGACTTCAAAAGGGAAAGACGCCCCAGGAACCAGTGA